In Oceanibaculum nanhaiense, the following proteins share a genomic window:
- a CDS encoding PAS domain-containing protein gives MKDPKPGIWDTDMKLESPLLQRLHVLWREKCQGQLLPARADFDPLEMRDCLGSVFLVEALPDDDDFRYTLVGSDITRAVQRDSTGKLIGEVFGAAGLALYRKVRDECRPIRVHGPVDWLGRDYIAYETVVLPLADDGKQVNRFIGGMVFRMAGG, from the coding sequence ATGAAAGACCCGAAACCGGGCATCTGGGACACGGACATGAAGCTGGAATCGCCGCTGCTACAGCGGCTCCATGTGCTCTGGCGGGAGAAGTGCCAGGGCCAGCTTCTACCGGCCCGCGCCGATTTCGATCCGCTGGAGATGCGCGATTGTCTCGGCAGCGTGTTCCTGGTCGAGGCGCTGCCGGACGATGATGATTTCCGCTACACGCTGGTGGGCAGCGACATCACCAGGGCGGTGCAGCGCGACAGCACCGGCAAGCTGATCGGCGAGGTGTTCGGCGCCGCCGGTCTGGCGCTGTACCGCAAGGTGCGCGACGAGTGCCGGCCGATCCGCGTGCATGGGCCTGTCGATTGGCTGGGCCGGGACTATATCGCCTATGAGACCGTTGTCCTGCCGCTGGCGGATGACGGCAAGCAGGTAAACCGCTTCATCGGTGGAATGGTCTTCCGGATGGCAGGCGGATGA
- a CDS encoding PAS domain-containing protein, which yields MDDDGYIPHEDVVLDIEVRLESPRLISLHDLWRGKCREGRLPARRDFDPPEMKDVLGAIFLTEYVPEQDDFRYTLIGTEIVKWVGVDNTGRMVGELFGDHGRSFYRLVRTSRKPARIHGTVHWRDKRHVRFELLALPLADDGESVDRIMGATVYWLESFT from the coding sequence ATGGACGATGATGGCTACATCCCGCATGAAGACGTCGTCCTCGATATTGAGGTGCGCCTCGAATCGCCCCGACTGATCTCGCTGCACGATCTCTGGCGGGGCAAATGCCGCGAGGGCCGCCTGCCGGCGCGCCGGGACTTCGACCCACCGGAGATGAAGGATGTTCTGGGCGCCATCTTCCTGACCGAATATGTGCCGGAACAGGATGATTTCCGCTACACGCTGATCGGTACCGAGATCGTGAAATGGGTCGGGGTGGACAATACCGGCCGCATGGTCGGCGAGTTGTTCGGTGATCATGGCCGGTCCTTCTACCGGCTTGTTCGCACCTCAAGAAAGCCGGCGCGTATCCACGGCACCGTGCATTGGCGCGACAAGCGGCATGTGCGCTTCGAGCTTCTGGCCCTGCCGCTGGCCGATGACGGGGAGAGCGTGGACCGGATCATGGGTGCCACGGTGTACTGGCTGGAATCCTTTACATGA
- a CDS encoding PAS domain-containing protein, producing the protein MDIQSPMLMRLYELWRNRHLEGTLPGRRDFDPVEMKDCLGNIFILEYVPDIDNFRYTLIGTKIVNWVGVDNTGKLVDEIFDDRMRQFYKGLQARQVPVRTSGKVVWRDKEHVAYELVTLPLSDDKRTVNRFIGAMDFHMKC; encoded by the coding sequence ATGGACATCCAGTCGCCGATGCTGATGCGGCTCTATGAGTTGTGGCGGAACAGGCATCTCGAAGGCACGTTGCCGGGCCGCCGCGATTTCGACCCGGTCGAGATGAAGGATTGTCTGGGCAACATCTTCATCCTCGAATATGTCCCCGATATCGATAATTTCCGCTACACGCTGATCGGCACCAAGATCGTCAACTGGGTCGGTGTGGACAATACCGGCAAGCTGGTGGACGAGATTTTCGACGACCGCATGCGGCAGTTCTACAAGGGGCTGCAGGCACGCCAGGTGCCGGTCCGCACCTCAGGAAAAGTGGTCTGGCGGGACAAGGAGCATGTCGCCTACGAGTTGGTCACCCTGCCGCTGTCCGACGACAAGCGGACGGTGAACCGCTTCATCGGGGCGATGGACTTCCATATGAAGTGCTGA
- a CDS encoding agmatine deiminase family protein, whose product MTGTFHMPGEWHPHRRCWMAWPAGTRLWGEKTPEAHAAFVAVARAIGRFEPVRMLANPEDAPTARRLLDGVAEVIEVAYDDSWLRDTGPSFVIDGAGGIAGTDWVFNGWGERQPHARDAALAGWILEREGIARRPSALVNEGGAIHVDGEGTLLAVETTILNRNRNPDLTHVEIEQELCAATGAEKVIWLPGGLDGDYGPVGTDGHIDTVACFARPGLVLAQVTRDPADSDYETLQENLRALKAATDAKGRKLEVVEIEQPERREDEATGGRLPMSYVNFYLAGVPGGKQGLVLPVYDDPADGPAIATLQSVFPEREIVTVPGTILFEGGGGVHCITQQEPMP is encoded by the coding sequence ATGACCGGCACCTTCCATATGCCCGGCGAATGGCACCCGCACCGGCGCTGCTGGATGGCCTGGCCGGCCGGCACGCGGCTGTGGGGCGAGAAGACACCAGAGGCACATGCCGCCTTCGTCGCCGTCGCCCGCGCCATCGGCCGGTTCGAGCCGGTGCGCATGCTGGCCAACCCCGAAGATGCGCCCACCGCCCGCCGGCTGCTCGACGGCGTGGCGGAGGTGATCGAGGTCGCCTATGACGATTCCTGGCTGCGCGACACCGGCCCCAGCTTCGTGATAGACGGCGCGGGTGGCATCGCTGGCACCGACTGGGTGTTCAATGGCTGGGGCGAACGCCAGCCGCATGCGCGCGACGCGGCACTGGCCGGCTGGATACTGGAACGCGAGGGCATCGCGCGCCGCCCCTCCGCGCTGGTGAATGAGGGCGGGGCCATCCATGTCGATGGCGAGGGCACGCTGCTGGCGGTCGAGACCACGATCCTGAACCGGAACCGCAATCCCGACCTGACCCATGTCGAGATCGAGCAGGAACTGTGCGCCGCGACCGGTGCGGAGAAGGTGATCTGGCTGCCCGGCGGCCTGGACGGCGATTACGGGCCGGTCGGCACCGACGGGCATATCGACACGGTGGCCTGCTTCGCCCGGCCCGGCCTTGTTCTGGCGCAGGTCACACGCGATCCGGCGGACAGCGACTACGAGACGCTGCAGGAAAATCTGCGGGCGCTGAAGGCCGCGACGGATGCAAAGGGCCGGAAACTGGAGGTGGTGGAGATCGAACAGCCGGAACGCCGCGAGGACGAGGCCACAGGCGGGCGGCTGCCGATGTCCTATGTGAATTTCTATCTGGCCGGCGTGCCGGGCGGGAAACAGGGGCTGGTGCTGCCGGTCTATGACGATCCGGCGGACGGCCCCGCCATCGCCACGCTGCAATCCGTGTTCCCGGAGCGCGAGATCGTCACCGTGCCCGGCACCATCCTGTTCGAGGGCGGTGGCGGCGTGCATTGCATCACCCAGCAGGAACCGATGCCCTGA
- a CDS encoding alpha/beta fold hydrolase has product MSEPIQQAGGSVGWLTASDGARLRYATFRREGAHGCFLVLPGFTEFIEKYLETVGDLAARGYDCVVLDWRGQGKSDPRLADRHKGHVLDFGHFQQDARQLLDEIALPLAAGRPLYGLGHSMGGHNLLRLLHNRGGDFRRAVAVAPMIDIWSGFLPPAISRTIACAMVLLAPDSYVPNTGPYDPAKKRFEGNPLTGDRDRFERTKQFILDDPELALGGPTWRWLDSAFDSMTLLRRPAYAAGIATPVLIASAGRDRIVRSAAQHDLARHMPACRIVDFPEAEHEILLERDAIRLEFWRTFDSFMVEEQE; this is encoded by the coding sequence ATGTCAGAACCGATCCAACAGGCCGGCGGCAGCGTCGGCTGGCTGACCGCCAGCGACGGCGCGCGGCTGCGCTACGCGACCTTCCGGCGCGAGGGCGCGCACGGCTGTTTCCTGGTGCTGCCGGGCTTCACCGAATTCATCGAGAAATATCTGGAGACGGTGGGGGATCTGGCGGCACGCGGCTATGATTGCGTGGTGCTGGACTGGCGCGGCCAGGGCAAGTCGGACCCGCGGCTGGCCGACCGTCACAAGGGCCATGTGCTGGATTTCGGCCATTTCCAGCAGGACGCACGGCAATTGCTGGACGAGATCGCCCTGCCGCTGGCGGCGGGCCGGCCGCTCTACGGTCTCGGCCACTCCATGGGTGGGCACAACCTCCTGCGGCTGCTGCATAACCGCGGCGGCGATTTCCGCCGCGCCGTGGCCGTGGCACCGATGATCGATATCTGGTCGGGCTTCCTGCCGCCCGCAATCAGCCGCACCATCGCCTGCGCGATGGTGCTTCTCGCCCCCGATTCCTATGTACCGAACACCGGCCCCTACGACCCGGCGAAGAAGCGTTTCGAGGGCAATCCGCTGACCGGCGACCGGGACCGTTTCGAACGCACCAAGCAATTCATCCTGGACGATCCCGAACTCGCGCTGGGCGGCCCGACCTGGCGCTGGCTGGACAGCGCCTTCGACAGCATGACGCTGTTGCGCCGGCCTGCCTATGCCGCTGGGATCGCCACGCCGGTGCTGATCGCCAGCGCCGGGCGCGACCGCATCGTGCGCAGCGCCGCCCAGCACGACCTTGCCCGGCACATGCCGGCCTGCCGCATTGTCGATTTTCCAGAGGCCGAACACGAAATCCTGCTTGAACGGGACGCCATCCGGCTGGAATTCTGGCGCACCTTCGACAGCTTCATGGTTGAGGAACAGGAATGA
- a CDS encoding GNAT family N-acetyltransferase, whose protein sequence is MPDDAPEERMNREQGIRLTATVHARISDIGAADWDRCAGQDNPFISHAFLSALEESGSVGNDATGWLPQHVALRDEAGRLLACAPAYIKLHSQGEYVFDHGWADAFERAGGRYYPKLQVCVPFTPATGPRLLVSPGEDSERLRPALVTALVQLCEEAELSSLHVTFPTEAEYRQMGEAGLIRRIGQQYHWENRGYGSFEDFLGALNSRKRKQIRKERREAQDSGIAINAYSGGDLKPAHWDAFYRFYENTIDRKWGWPYLTRDFFDLLGEKLGERVVLFLGEDGTRPVCGALNLAGADTLYGRNWGCEEHVKFLHFEACYYRAIDWAIEHGMKRVEAGAQGPHKIQRGYLPAPTYSAHWIAHPGLAEAVARAMDRERPLVEREIAALTQEYSPYRQDSEG, encoded by the coding sequence ATGCCAGACGACGCGCCGGAAGAGCGCATGAACCGGGAACAGGGCATCCGTCTCACCGCGACGGTGCATGCCCGCATATCCGACATCGGTGCTGCCGACTGGGACCGCTGCGCCGGGCAGGACAATCCCTTCATCAGCCATGCCTTCCTGTCGGCGCTGGAAGAGTCCGGCTCGGTCGGGAATGACGCAACCGGCTGGCTGCCGCAGCATGTGGCGCTGCGCGACGAGGCAGGCCGGCTGCTGGCCTGCGCACCGGCCTATATCAAGCTGCATTCGCAGGGCGAATACGTGTTCGATCATGGCTGGGCCGATGCCTTCGAGCGCGCGGGCGGGCGCTATTACCCGAAGCTGCAGGTCTGCGTGCCCTTCACCCCGGCGACCGGGCCGCGCCTGCTGGTCTCACCCGGCGAGGATAGTGAACGGCTGCGCCCGGCGCTGGTGACGGCACTGGTGCAGCTGTGCGAGGAGGCGGAACTGTCTTCGCTGCACGTCACCTTCCCGACCGAGGCGGAATACCGGCAGATGGGCGAGGCCGGCCTGATCCGGCGGATCGGCCAGCAATATCACTGGGAAAACCGGGGTTATGGCAGCTTCGAGGATTTTCTCGGCGCGCTGAACTCCCGCAAGCGCAAGCAGATCCGCAAGGAACGGCGCGAGGCACAGGACAGCGGCATCGCCATCAACGCCTATAGCGGCGGCGATCTGAAGCCGGCGCACTGGGATGCCTTCTACCGTTTCTACGAGAACACCATCGACCGCAAATGGGGCTGGCCCTACCTGACGCGCGATTTCTTCGACCTGCTCGGCGAAAAGCTCGGCGAGCGGGTCGTGCTGTTCCTCGGCGAGGACGGCACGCGCCCGGTCTGCGGGGCGCTGAACCTCGCCGGCGCCGACACGCTCTATGGCCGCAACTGGGGCTGCGAGGAGCATGTGAAGTTCCTGCATTTCGAGGCCTGCTACTACCGCGCCATCGACTGGGCCATCGAGCACGGCATGAAACGCGTGGAGGCCGGCGCGCAGGGCCCGCACAAGATCCAGCGCGGCTATCTGCCCGCCCCGACCTACAGCGCGCACTGGATCGCCCATCCCGGCCTCGCCGAGGCTGTCGCCCGCGCCATGGACCGCGAACGCCCACTGGTCGAGCGCGAGATCGCTGCCCTCACCCAGGAATACAGCCCCTACCGGCAGGATTCCGAAGGATAA
- a CDS encoding pentapeptide repeat-containing protein, which produces MTPQEILQLIQRHEFWLERKPGGGRANLSGMNLSGFNLAELNLQSAKFSGANLSRCILSGADLSYCDLFCVNLDAADLSNAVLHRADLRGAHLRNANFTGANLKEADLRGGALISGNPANPATMLRADLSFAEMDAAMLQSANMSGADLSNATMVEANLESALLCGANLSGVNLRGAQLEGADLSGANLTGANLADANLTGVNLTGAVISRTNMTRVEMNRAILTNVDLTGADLTGANLAETRRALSRSIHDIVRDHVTWVESDGVMGVRAELSKADLSHQDLTGADLSGADLRGAVLVGSRMAGIRLVMSDLSEANLEGADMEGAMMDGVNLSNANMTATRLRGATLASVEIKNSDGKPTGRLWPANLAGAELSRADLTNAILSGANLAKTDLTGAKLHNTNLIGANLRDAVIDPAQLTLALRGKES; this is translated from the coding sequence ATGACCCCCCAGGAAATACTCCAGCTCATTCAGCGTCACGAATTCTGGCTTGAACGCAAGCCGGGTGGCGGGCGCGCGAATCTGTCGGGAATGAATCTGTCCGGATTCAACCTGGCCGAGCTGAATCTGCAATCCGCGAAATTTTCCGGCGCCAATCTCAGCCGCTGCATCCTGTCCGGCGCGGATCTGAGCTATTGCGACCTGTTCTGCGTTAATCTGGATGCCGCCGACCTCAGCAACGCCGTGCTGCACCGCGCCGATCTGCGCGGCGCGCATCTGCGCAACGCCAATTTCACCGGCGCCAATCTGAAGGAAGCCGATCTGCGCGGCGGCGCCTTGATCAGCGGCAACCCGGCCAATCCGGCAACCATGCTGCGCGCCGACCTCAGCTTCGCCGAGATGGACGCCGCCATGCTGCAGAGCGCCAACATGTCGGGCGCCGATTTGTCGAACGCCACCATGGTGGAAGCCAATCTGGAGAGCGCGCTGCTGTGCGGCGCCAACCTGTCCGGCGTCAATCTGCGCGGCGCGCAGCTGGAAGGGGCCGATCTGTCCGGCGCCAACCTGACCGGCGCGAACCTGGCCGACGCCAATTTGACCGGCGTGAACCTGACCGGCGCCGTGATCTCGCGCACCAACATGACGCGCGTCGAGATGAACCGCGCCATCCTCACCAATGTCGATCTGACCGGCGCCGACCTGACCGGCGCCAATCTGGCGGAAACCCGCCGCGCCCTGTCGCGCTCGATCCACGACATCGTCCGCGACCATGTCACCTGGGTCGAAAGCGACGGTGTGATGGGCGTGCGCGCGGAACTATCGAAGGCCGACCTCAGTCACCAGGATCTGACCGGCGCGGATCTGTCCGGCGCCGATCTGCGCGGCGCTGTGCTGGTGGGATCGCGCATGGCGGGCATCCGGCTGGTGATGTCCGACCTGTCCGAAGCCAATCTGGAAGGCGCGGATATGGAAGGGGCGATGATGGACGGGGTCAACCTCTCCAACGCCAATATGACCGCCACCCGGCTGCGCGGCGCCACCCTCGCCTCGGTCGAGATCAAGAACAGCGACGGCAAGCCCACCGGCCGTCTGTGGCCGGCCAACCTGGCCGGTGCCGAACTGTCCCGCGCCGACCTCACCAACGCCATCCTGTCCGGTGCCAACCTGGCAAAAACCGACCTGACCGGCGCCAAGCTGCACAACACCAACCTGATCGGCGCCAATCTGCGCGATGCCGTCATCGATCCGGCACAGCTGACGCTGGCCCTGCGCGGCAAGGAGAGCTGA
- a CDS encoding PAS domain-containing sensor histidine kinase produces the protein MAGRDTEEKSRAAATLRPAVFDHPLLGMFLLTDAGAEGFRLAEVNARFAAMAGLPPADMVGLTLFDLMSVQEAASLQARFRQCRDTGLPVHHEEVVTVPAGKMWWRVDLHPVPGQQNAESQGAAAILGTVIDLSEQKRLLQVVMQSDRRIQTLVEAVPDTMLRIDRNGRVLEIEEGKDSALWLAPVTLIGHLLEDVLPVPVAPRARTGIADAFATGATQLFEFRLHDKAMGEGALGIRDLEARIVVLSAGEAMVFVRDISERKRFERELILAKEQAEAANRAKSEFLANMSHELRTPLNAILGFSEIIRDEGLGAVGQKKYAEYAADIHLSGSNLLEKINDILDLSRIESGRFELADGLLDLGDLIDSALRLIQPRLEIAGLSLTRCLAAEPLHIRADAHALKRILLNLLSNAAKFTMPGGGRHPVLGSARHGRGRDRGSGYRHRHRAGGDGEDFTALRPG, from the coding sequence ATGGCCGGGCGCGACACCGAAGAAAAGTCCAGAGCCGCTGCGACGCTGCGGCCGGCTGTATTCGATCACCCGCTTCTCGGCATGTTCCTGCTGACGGATGCGGGTGCAGAGGGATTCCGCCTGGCCGAGGTGAATGCGCGCTTTGCCGCGATGGCCGGATTGCCGCCCGCTGACATGGTCGGCCTTACCCTGTTCGATTTGATGAGCGTGCAGGAGGCTGCCTCCCTGCAGGCGCGGTTCCGGCAGTGCCGGGATACCGGTCTTCCGGTGCATCACGAAGAGGTGGTGACGGTGCCGGCGGGGAAAATGTGGTGGCGCGTCGATCTGCATCCGGTCCCCGGCCAGCAAAACGCGGAGTCGCAGGGCGCGGCGGCGATCCTCGGCACGGTCATCGATCTCAGCGAGCAGAAGCGGCTGCTGCAGGTGGTCATGCAGAGCGACCGGCGAATCCAGACCCTGGTCGAGGCGGTGCCGGACACGATGCTGCGGATCGACCGGAACGGGCGTGTGCTGGAGATCGAGGAGGGCAAGGACAGCGCCCTGTGGCTGGCGCCGGTGACATTGATCGGCCATCTGCTGGAGGATGTGCTGCCGGTCCCGGTCGCGCCGCGCGCCCGCACCGGGATCGCCGACGCCTTCGCCACCGGGGCGACGCAGCTCTTCGAATTCCGGCTGCATGACAAGGCGATGGGCGAGGGGGCGCTGGGCATCCGCGACCTCGAGGCGCGCATCGTGGTGCTGAGCGCGGGCGAGGCGATGGTCTTTGTGCGCGACATCAGCGAGCGCAAGCGCTTCGAGCGCGAACTGATCCTGGCGAAGGAGCAGGCCGAGGCGGCAAACCGGGCCAAGTCGGAATTCCTGGCGAATATGAGTCATGAGCTGCGCACGCCGCTAAACGCCATTCTCGGCTTTTCCGAGATCATCCGCGACGAGGGGCTGGGGGCGGTCGGCCAGAAGAAATATGCCGAATATGCCGCCGACATCCATCTCAGCGGCAGCAATCTGCTGGAGAAAATCAACGATATCCTCGACCTGTCGCGCATCGAATCGGGGCGGTTCGAGCTTGCCGACGGGCTGCTGGATTTGGGCGATCTGATCGACAGCGCCCTGCGGCTTATACAGCCCCGGCTGGAGATTGCCGGGCTGTCCCTGACCCGCTGCCTGGCCGCGGAGCCGCTTCACATCCGGGCCGATGCGCACGCGCTGAAGCGCATCCTTCTCAATCTGCTGTCGAATGCGGCGAAGTTCACCATGCCGGGGGGGGGGCGTCACCCTGTCCTCGGCTCTGCTCGACACGGGCGAGGTCGAGATCGCGGTAGCGGATACAGGCATCGGCATCGAGCCGGCGGCGATGGAGAAGATTTTACAGCCCTTCGGCCAGGCTGA
- a CDS encoding ATP-binding protein — MAVADTGIGIEPAAMEKILQPFGQADSSLTRSFEGAGLGLPLVKSMIEMHGGRLVLDSTPGAGTRVAIILPASRLVPPHSPA, encoded by the coding sequence ATCGCGGTAGCGGATACAGGCATCGGCATCGAGCCGGCGGCGATGGAGAAGATTTTACAGCCCTTCGGCCAGGCTGACAGTTCGCTGACGCGATCCTTCGAGGGGGCGGGCCTGGGGCTGCCGCTGGTTAAGTCGATGATCGAGATGCATGGCGGCCGGCTGGTGCTGGACAGTACCCCCGGTGCCGGCACCCGCGTCGCCATCATTCTGCCCGCCAGCCGGCTGGTGCCGCCGCACAGCCCGGCCTGA
- a CDS encoding pentapeptide repeat-containing protein — protein sequence MTPQEIASIIDQHERWLKHRKGGLRANLSMRDLSGLTLPRANLRSANLAGANLHRTVLAGCVLEEADLFCATLDRADLRQANLRKCDLRGVSLRRANLNNANLEQADFRGGALYGGGDHENERMRNANANGADLSNSAMMNCNLKGAALAGANLSGVNLKGADLSGANLTGANLAEANLTGANLSGANLEGAIVANAVMKNATLVGANLEGVDMSAVDVTGAQLVGMQEGLPPDVQSVLDKHTLWIKDQGRTGERAVLSGTDLSYMDFSGTNLSGAELRDTKLVGAKFERCRLVMADLSRAVLTNASFLGAIVDGASMVDADLSGADMRKASLGPVDLKDGQGKPTGRKWPTNLAGARLRGTKLAQADLRHVNLMDADLTDADLTGADLTDANLTDTILDAAQMEKAITGE from the coding sequence ATGACGCCGCAGGAAATCGCTTCCATCATCGACCAGCACGAACGCTGGCTTAAGCACCGCAAGGGCGGTCTCCGGGCCAATCTGTCGATGCGCGACCTGTCGGGGCTGACCCTGCCGCGGGCCAATCTGCGCAGCGCCAACCTGGCGGGCGCCAACCTGCACCGCACCGTGCTGGCGGGCTGCGTGCTGGAAGAGGCCGACCTGTTCTGCGCGACGCTGGACCGCGCCGACCTGCGGCAGGCCAATCTGCGCAAATGCGACCTGCGCGGCGTCAGCCTGCGCCGGGCCAATCTGAACAACGCCAATCTGGAGCAGGCGGATTTCCGGGGCGGCGCGCTCTATGGCGGCGGCGATCACGAGAATGAGCGGATGCGCAACGCCAATGCCAATGGCGCCGATCTGTCGAACTCCGCGATGATGAACTGCAACCTGAAGGGCGCGGCACTGGCCGGGGCCAACCTGTCGGGCGTGAATTTGAAGGGCGCCGATCTTTCCGGCGCCAACCTGACCGGCGCCAATCTGGCTGAGGCCAACCTGACCGGTGCCAACCTGTCGGGCGCCAATCTGGAAGGCGCCATCGTCGCCAATGCGGTGATGAAGAACGCCACGCTGGTCGGGGCCAATCTCGAAGGCGTGGACATGTCGGCCGTCGATGTGACCGGCGCGCAGCTGGTCGGCATGCAGGAGGGGCTGCCGCCCGACGTCCAGTCGGTGCTGGACAAGCACACGCTGTGGATCAAGGACCAGGGCCGCACCGGCGAACGCGCCGTGCTGTCGGGCACCGACCTCAGCTACATGGATTTCAGCGGCACCAACCTCTCCGGTGCCGAGCTGCGCGACACCAAGCTGGTCGGCGCCAAGTTCGAGCGCTGCCGGCTGGTGATGGCCGATTTGTCGCGCGCCGTACTGACCAACGCCAGCTTCCTGGGCGCCATTGTCGATGGCGCCAGCATGGTGGATGCCGACCTGTCGGGCGCCGACATGCGCAAGGCGAGCCTTGGTCCGGTCGATCTGAAGGATGGGCAGGGCAAGCCAACCGGGCGCAAATGGCCGACCAATCTGGCGGGGGCGCGGCTGCGCGGAACCAAGCTGGCACAGGCCGATTTGCGGCACGTCAATCTGATGGATGCCGACCTGACCGACGCCGACCTCACCGGCGCCGACCTGACCGACGCGAACCTGACCGATACCATTCTGGACGCGGCACAGATGGAAAAGGCGATTACCGGAGAATAA
- a CDS encoding histone deacetylase family protein — MATLLYTHEACLAHDTGPYHPERPDRLRAVLEALDAPRFAALERRVAPEATEVQLLRAHPQSHIDTVKAAIPAEGLGGIDADTLVSPHSLEAALRAAGAVCAAVDAVVGGEAENAFCAVRPPGHHAESMRAMGFCLFNSAAVGAYHARAVHGLKRIVVVDFDVHHGNGTQDIFWNDHDMFYASTHQAPLYPGTGAANERGLDNILNVPLPPLAGSDVFRHAFTEHVLPAVTEFRPDLVIISAGFDAHKDDPLAALCLEEEDFAWATRELMRLAAYQCGGRLVSTLEGGYDLDALGRSAAAHVAALMGQ, encoded by the coding sequence ATGGCGACGCTGCTGTACACGCACGAGGCTTGCCTCGCTCACGATACCGGCCCCTATCACCCGGAACGGCCAGACCGGCTGCGCGCCGTGCTGGAGGCGCTGGACGCGCCGCGCTTCGCCGCTCTCGAAAGGCGGGTGGCGCCGGAGGCTACGGAGGTGCAGCTGCTGCGCGCCCATCCGCAGTCGCATATCGATACGGTGAAGGCCGCAATTCCGGCCGAGGGGCTGGGCGGGATCGACGCGGACACGCTGGTCTCGCCGCATTCCCTGGAGGCGGCGCTGCGCGCGGCGGGGGCGGTCTGCGCCGCGGTGGATGCGGTCGTTGGCGGCGAGGCGGAGAACGCCTTCTGCGCCGTGCGCCCGCCCGGGCACCATGCCGAATCGATGCGCGCAATGGGATTCTGCCTGTTCAACAGCGCGGCTGTCGGGGCCTATCACGCCCGCGCTGTGCACGGGCTGAAGCGCATCGTCGTGGTCGATTTCGACGTGCATCATGGCAATGGCACGCAGGATATCTTCTGGAACGACCATGACATGTTCTACGCCTCGACCCATCAGGCGCCGCTTTATCCCGGCACCGGGGCGGCCAACGAGCGCGGGCTGGACAATATCCTGAACGTGCCGCTGCCGCCGCTGGCCGGCTCCGACGTGTTCCGCCATGCCTTTACCGAGCATGTGCTGCCGGCGGTGACCGAGTTCCGCCCGGACCTGGTGATCATTTCGGCCGGGTTTGACGCCCATAAGGACGATCCGCTGGCCGCGCTGTGCCTGGAGGAGGAGGATTTCGCCTGGGCCACGCGGGAGCTGATGCGGCTGGCCGCCTATCAGTGCGGCGGGCGTCTTGTCTCCACGCTGGAGGGCGGTTACGACCTCGACGCGCTGGGCCGGTCGGCGGCGGCCCATGTCGCCGCGCTGATGGGGCAGTAA
- a CDS encoding exodeoxyribonuclease VII small subunit, protein MSEKTHSDIDAMSFEQALAELEAIVSKLEKGEIGLEDSIDTYERGVLLKAHCERKLQDAQMKVERIKLGPDGVASAEPFDPSN, encoded by the coding sequence ATGAGCGAAAAGACCCACAGCGACATCGACGCCATGAGCTTCGAGCAGGCTCTCGCCGAGCTGGAGGCCATCGTCTCCAAGCTGGAGAAGGGCGAGATCGGCCTTGAGGATTCGATCGACACCTACGAGCGCGGCGTACTGCTGAAGGCGCATTGCGAGCGCAAGCTGCAGGATGCGCAGATGAAAGTGGAGCGGATCAAGCTGGGGCCGGATGGTGTGGCCTCGGCCGAACCGTTCGATCCCTCCAACTGA